A portion of the Tenacibaculum todarodis genome contains these proteins:
- a CDS encoding PadR family transcriptional regulator, producing the protein MGNQKLYKGSLQTIILKLLAQNDKMYGYEITQKVKELTKGELKITEGALYPALHKLEAEGLLDVEVAKVGNRLRKYYKLTESGTKETANKLAEMQEFLKTMQHLVNPKFSLE; encoded by the coding sequence ATGGGAAATCAGAAATTATATAAAGGTTCTTTACAAACCATCATTTTAAAACTTTTGGCACAAAATGATAAAATGTATGGATACGAAATAACACAGAAAGTAAAAGAATTAACCAAAGGCGAGCTCAAAATAACCGAAGGTGCTTTGTATCCTGCTTTACATAAATTAGAAGCCGAAGGTTTGTTAGATGTTGAGGTTGCAAAAGTAGGGAACCGATTGCGTAAATATTACAAGCTTACCGAAAGTGGAACCAAAGAAACTGCCAATAAATTAGCCGAAATGCAAGAGTTTTTAAAAACGATGCAGCATTTGGTAAACCCTAAATTTAGCTTGGAGTAA
- a CDS encoding DUF5687 family protein: protein MISHFLNLEWKQFFRSASFGKNVGIKILMAFFAIIILVNFLFLGAKGYSILEELFPGKDPFVLVNQFMIFMVISDLIFRYLMQKIPVMDIKPMLALPIKKNKLVNYVLTKSVFSFFNFGSLVLYIPFAIVLIMEGYNVAGVVGWTFFMIMLAICLNFTNFLINKNNIALGVLVALLGGLWLAFKYELGNVTGFFGDLFYAVYQNPLLSIIGVIFAGILYYLNFKQLSNVIYLDGAVKTENQEVNTSDLSFVDRLGSVAPFIKNDMRLIWRNKRTKTVFLMSFFFLLFGLMFFTMESYKDMEVMQLYGAIFVTAGFSMNYGQFVPAWDSEHYRMLMTQNLSYRKFLESKWYLMIVMTVILFVLCTPYLYFGIHKYLLIVAGFFFNLGFTPLIMLYMGAFNKKRIELSSGGLANTQGTSAAQFLVMIPVLVLPIIVYAIVNHFLGFNAAIIAIALIGVVSLLLKNPIMSFIEKKYQEKKYATIHGFKQQD from the coding sequence ATGATTTCACACTTTTTAAACTTAGAATGGAAGCAGTTTTTTAGATCTGCTTCATTTGGAAAAAATGTAGGAATAAAAATCCTCATGGCTTTTTTTGCTATTATTATTTTAGTAAACTTTTTATTCTTAGGAGCTAAAGGATATTCTATTTTAGAGGAATTATTTCCAGGTAAAGATCCATTTGTTTTGGTCAATCAGTTTATGATTTTCATGGTCATTTCCGATTTAATTTTTAGGTACTTAATGCAAAAGATTCCAGTAATGGATATTAAGCCAATGTTGGCTTTACCAATTAAGAAAAACAAACTGGTAAACTATGTGTTAACAAAATCTGTTTTTTCATTTTTCAATTTCGGTTCTTTAGTTTTATACATACCTTTTGCTATTGTATTAATTATGGAAGGTTATAATGTTGCAGGCGTTGTTGGTTGGACATTTTTTATGATTATGTTGGCTATTTGCCTCAATTTTACTAATTTTTTAATCAACAAAAACAACATTGCTTTAGGAGTTTTAGTTGCTCTTTTAGGTGGTTTGTGGCTCGCTTTTAAATATGAATTAGGAAACGTAACAGGTTTCTTTGGTGATCTATTTTATGCAGTGTATCAAAACCCATTACTATCAATTATAGGAGTAATTTTTGCTGGAATTTTATATTATTTAAATTTTAAACAATTATCGAACGTTATATATTTAGATGGTGCTGTAAAAACAGAAAATCAAGAAGTTAATACTTCAGATTTATCTTTTGTAGATCGTCTGGGTAGCGTTGCTCCGTTTATTAAAAATGATATGCGACTAATTTGGAGAAACAAAAGAACAAAAACGGTTTTTCTTATGTCGTTTTTCTTTCTACTCTTCGGATTAATGTTCTTTACCATGGAAAGTTATAAAGACATGGAAGTAATGCAATTATACGGAGCTATTTTTGTAACAGCTGGTTTTAGTATGAATTATGGTCAGTTTGTTCCGGCTTGGGACAGTGAACATTATAGAATGTTAATGACTCAAAATCTTTCGTACAGAAAATTTCTAGAAAGCAAATGGTATTTAATGATTGTAATGACGGTTATTTTATTCGTTTTATGTACACCTTATTTGTACTTCGGAATACATAAATACTTATTAATTGTTGCCGGTTTTTTCTTCAATTTAGGTTTTACACCATTAATAATGCTGTATATGGGCGCATTTAATAAAAAAAGAATTGAACTTTCTTCAGGAGGATTAGCAAATACGCAAGGAACAAGTGCAGCACAGTTTTTGGTTATGATTCCGGTACTTGTTTTACCAATAATAGTGTATGCAATTGTAAATCATTTCTTAGGTTTTAATGCCGCAATTATTGCAATTGCACTTATTGGAGTTGTTTCTTTACTATTAAAAAACCCAATTATGAGTTTTATTGAAAAGAAATATCAAGAAAAGAAGTACGCAACCATTCACGGATTTAAACAACAAGACTAA
- a CDS encoding ABC transporter ATP-binding protein, with translation MIQANNITKKYGKAQVLNIESLEIPKGQSFGLVGNNGAGKTTFFNMLLDLIRPTSGEIINNTVVVNKSEEWKTFTSSFIDESFLIGYLTPDEYFDFIGDLRGMNKADVKTFLSQFDEFFNGEIIGKKKYLRDLSKGNQKKAGIVGAMMGNPKVVILDEPFANLDPTTQIRLKTMIKKLTEDKEITVLVSSHDLTHVTEVCERIVVLDKGNVVKDIATSQETLTELESYFSA, from the coding sequence ATGATACAAGCAAATAACATCACCAAAAAATACGGAAAAGCACAAGTATTAAATATAGAATCGTTAGAAATTCCTAAAGGACAATCTTTCGGGTTAGTTGGTAACAACGGAGCAGGAAAAACTACCTTTTTTAATATGTTGTTAGATTTAATTAGACCAACATCTGGCGAAATTATTAATAACACAGTTGTTGTAAATAAAAGTGAAGAATGGAAAACTTTTACAAGCTCTTTTATAGATGAAAGTTTTTTAATTGGATATTTAACTCCAGATGAATATTTCGATTTTATTGGCGATTTACGCGGAATGAACAAAGCCGATGTAAAAACATTTTTAAGTCAGTTTGATGAGTTTTTTAACGGAGAAATCATTGGAAAGAAAAAATACTTAAGAGATTTAAGTAAAGGAAACCAGAAAAAAGCAGGAATTGTTGGCGCAATGATGGGCAATCCGAAAGTTGTAATTTTAGATGAACCTTTTGCAAACTTAGATCCAACAACGCAAATACGTTTAAAAACGATGATTAAAAAGCTAACGGAAGACAAAGAAATAACCGTTTTAGTTTCTAGTCACGATTTAACGCATGTAACCGAAGTTTGCGAACGAATTGTAGTTTTAGACAAAGGAAATGTGGTAAAAGATATAGCAACATCTCAAGAAACTTTAACAGAATTAGAAAGCTATTTTTCTGCGTAA
- a CDS encoding tetratricopeptide repeat protein: MKNLKKTVLLAVLLIAVLSCSTRKDTLVSRNFHALTTKYNVLFNGEQAFIKGLEEISSKHKDNYWKRLLIEPITFEDTKIQAPKFKNSIGEEDENKNLTSFELAEEKAIKAVQKHSMNIKGRERNRQIDDAYLLLGKSRYYTQRFIPALEALNYVIAEYPDANLINETKIWRAKTNIRLENEKLAIESLKLLLDVQEGDDKLTDEIKEQAHTAMAMAYAKTDTIQKVIEHLTLATRTHENKEQTARNLFILGQVYSELDRKDSAIVVFQKLADFKKMPYKYRIHSNIELVKNTSADSSSVALIKRFEKLIKNRDNRPYLDKLYYHVAVLHENQDSIADAISYYQKSLKAKDADDYQKTYTFEKLGDIHFKNAEFIKASVFYDSVLQVATEDVVNEKRIRKVKRRHKSLASLGKYENVLKINDSILHIANLPEGEQKIYFENYIAKIKKQDEENAQQQLNALSFGNSFGGGSSISTTNNSGKWYFYNTQAKAFGEAEFQRVWGTRSLEDNWRWSDKTTVSSNDTDVDADNQTNKRYELATYLETIPTDKVAIDSLTFQRNDALYQLGLIYKEQFKNPQLAIKNLERLQTVNTDERLNLPINYHLYQIYTSLNSPKANEYKNVILTKYPDTKYAQIIKYPTKKLAQDEEVDKIADAYKDIYYLYKENKFDEVITKIDVLLPTILESNLLPKFDLLKAYAIGKIKDKETYKTAMEFVALTYANTEEGKKAKEIVKQLN, from the coding sequence ATGAAAAACCTTAAGAAAACAGTCCTTTTAGCAGTCCTTTTAATTGCAGTCTTATCTTGTAGCACAAGAAAAGACACTCTTGTTAGTCGTAATTTTCACGCATTAACCACAAAATACAACGTGCTTTTTAATGGAGAACAAGCGTTTATAAAAGGCTTGGAAGAAATAAGCAGCAAACACAAAGATAATTACTGGAAACGCTTATTAATTGAGCCAATAACGTTTGAGGACACTAAAATTCAAGCGCCAAAATTCAAAAATTCTATAGGAGAAGAAGACGAGAATAAAAATCTAACTTCATTTGAACTAGCAGAAGAAAAAGCGATAAAAGCGGTTCAGAAACATTCCATGAATATAAAAGGTAGAGAACGTAATCGTCAAATTGATGATGCGTATTTACTTTTGGGTAAATCGCGTTATTATACACAACGTTTTATTCCGGCTTTAGAAGCCTTAAATTATGTAATTGCAGAATATCCGGATGCTAATTTAATTAACGAGACAAAGATTTGGAGAGCAAAAACTAATATTCGTTTAGAAAATGAAAAATTAGCAATAGAATCTTTAAAATTATTGTTAGACGTTCAAGAAGGAGACGATAAACTAACCGACGAAATTAAAGAACAAGCACACACTGCAATGGCAATGGCGTATGCGAAGACAGATACAATTCAGAAAGTAATAGAACACTTAACGCTTGCAACTAGAACACATGAAAATAAAGAGCAAACTGCTCGTAATTTATTCATTTTAGGGCAAGTTTATAGTGAGTTAGATAGAAAAGATTCTGCAATTGTAGTGTTTCAAAAATTGGCAGACTTCAAGAAAATGCCATATAAATACCGCATTCATTCTAACATAGAATTGGTAAAAAACACATCGGCAGATTCTTCTTCAGTAGCGTTAATAAAGCGTTTTGAAAAGCTGATTAAGAATAGAGATAATCGTCCGTATTTAGATAAGTTGTATTACCACGTTGCGGTTTTACATGAAAATCAAGATAGTATTGCAGATGCAATTTCATATTATCAAAAATCATTAAAAGCAAAAGATGCAGATGATTATCAAAAAACATACACGTTTGAAAAGTTAGGTGATATTCATTTTAAAAATGCTGAGTTTATAAAAGCAAGTGTTTTTTACGACAGTGTTTTACAAGTTGCAACTGAAGATGTTGTGAATGAAAAACGTATAAGAAAAGTAAAGAGAAGACATAAATCTTTGGCTTCTTTGGGTAAATATGAAAACGTTTTAAAAATAAACGATAGCATTTTACATATTGCTAATTTACCTGAAGGTGAACAAAAAATATATTTTGAAAACTATATTGCTAAGATTAAAAAGCAAGATGAAGAAAATGCGCAACAACAATTAAATGCACTTTCTTTTGGTAATTCTTTTGGCGGAGGATCTTCAATATCAACAACAAACAATAGCGGAAAATGGTATTTTTATAATACACAAGCAAAGGCTTTTGGTGAAGCGGAATTTCAAAGAGTTTGGGGAACAAGGTCTTTAGAAGATAATTGGCGTTGGAGTGATAAAACAACAGTTTCTTCTAATGATACTGATGTTGATGCTGACAATCAAACTAATAAGCGTTACGAGTTGGCAACTTATTTAGAAACAATTCCAACAGATAAAGTAGCTATTGATAGTTTAACGTTTCAACGAAATGATGCGTTGTATCAATTAGGATTAATTTATAAAGAGCAATTTAAAAATCCGCAATTAGCAATTAAAAACTTAGAACGTTTGCAAACGGTTAATACAGACGAACGATTAAATCTGCCAATAAATTATCATTTGTATCAAATTTATACATCGTTAAATAGCCCGAAAGCAAACGAGTATAAAAACGTTATTCTAACGAAGTATCCAGACACAAAATACGCTCAGATTATAAAGTATCCAACCAAAAAATTAGCACAAGATGAAGAGGTTGATAAAATAGCAGATGCTTATAAAGATATTTATTATTTATATAAAGAGAATAAGTTTGATGAGGTAATAACGAAGATTGATGTGTTGCTGCCAACTATTTTAGAATCTAATTTATTGCCGAAATTCGATTTACTAAAAGCCTACGCAATTGGTAAAATAAAAGATAAAGAAACCTACAAAACAGCTATGGAGTTTGTAGCATTAACATATGCAAATACAGAAGAAGGGAAAAAAGCTAAAGAAATAGTAAAACAATTAAATTAA
- a CDS encoding bactofilin family protein: MFKKDQTTNEQKKSSERNILAQNTQIIGNITSDGDFRIDGTLEGNLTTDGRVVIGAKGLVTGSVICANADIEGGFSGDLKVSKTLTVKRTATISGDVVIGKLSVEPGATFNATCSMKGAVKELKNDKEKATA, from the coding sequence ATGTTTAAAAAAGACCAAACTACTAACGAACAAAAAAAATCTTCAGAAAGAAATATTTTAGCACAAAACACACAAATTATTGGTAACATAACTTCTGATGGAGATTTTAGGATTGATGGAACTTTAGAAGGAAATTTAACTACTGATGGACGTGTTGTAATTGGTGCAAAAGGTCTTGTTACAGGGTCTGTAATTTGTGCAAATGCAGATATTGAAGGTGGGTTTTCTGGAGATTTAAAAGTATCTAAAACCTTAACGGTAAAAAGAACTGCAACTATTTCTGGAGATGTTGTTATTGGTAAACTTTCTGTAGAACCAGGAGCTACATTTAATGCAACTTGTAGTATGAAAGGTGCTGTAAAAGAATTAAAAAATGACAAAGAAAAGGCAACCGCTTAA
- a CDS encoding AtpZ/AtpI family protein, which produces MTKKRQPLNKFVRFTGIAFQMGLTIYLGNLLGEYLDQKYPNENDAYTKGVTLLAVFVSMFSVIMQVSKISKTND; this is translated from the coding sequence ATGACAAAGAAAAGGCAACCGCTTAATAAATTTGTTCGCTTTACAGGAATTGCTTTTCAAATGGGATTAACAATTTACTTAGGTAATTTGTTAGGTGAATATTTGGATCAAAAATACCCAAATGAAAATGATGCTTACACCAAGGGAGTTACATTACTCGCTGTATTTGTCTCAATGTTTTCTGTAATTATGCAGGTTTCTAAAATTTCTAAAACTAATGATTAA
- a CDS encoding DUF6168 family protein, with product MIKKILPFLSAIIIVFLISYLGHSKSLDLFNSQLSYSLLKVYLFHLIASAIVFTLVVLVFFKIPNQAGYAYLASVFLKLGFFVLIFKASVFTEVDLTKVERVSLVIPLFIFLISEAIGVSKLLNSN from the coding sequence ATGATTAAAAAGATACTTCCTTTTTTATCGGCTATTATAATTGTATTTCTAATAAGTTATTTAGGTCATAGTAAATCGCTCGATTTGTTTAATTCTCAGTTATCATATTCACTTTTAAAAGTTTATTTATTTCACCTAATTGCATCTGCAATAGTCTTTACTTTAGTGGTTTTGGTGTTTTTTAAAATACCAAATCAAGCAGGTTATGCTTACTTAGCCTCTGTGTTTTTAAAACTTGGTTTCTTTGTTTTAATTTTTAAAGCGTCAGTTTTTACGGAAGTAGACTTAACAAAAGTAGAAAGGGTTTCTTTAGTGATTCCGTTATTTATCTTTTTAATTAGTGAAGCAATAGGAGTGTCAAAACTATTGAATAGCAATTAG
- the atpB gene encoding F0F1 ATP synthase subunit A, whose protein sequence is MAIATKSIKFLVLFTIVFTSFTAFAGGDTPSSDKDGQINTPKGIKEYIQHHLKDSHDFSLFSYSNDAGERKHIGFPLPVIVWTSNGLKTFMSSEFHHNDDGHVLVEKGDTKLTKIHGKIYELDAGASTVSFDGEHHATNAHKVLDFSITKSVFGILLAALLMFLGFGSLAKGYKKGAIPTGVGRILEPLVLYVRDDIAKPNIGEKKYRKFMPYLLTVFFFIWILNLLGLTPLGFNVTGQIAVTVCLAVITTIIYITNGSKDFWAHTLWMPGVPMLLRPILAVLELAGFLLIKPFSLLVRLFANITAGHSVVMGIAALMILLKAQFGTVGATGISFVLTLFLTVIELLVAFLQAYIFTMLSALFIGMAVEEHDHAHDH, encoded by the coding sequence ATGGCGATAGCAACAAAATCTATCAAGTTTTTAGTATTATTTACAATAGTGTTTACATCTTTTACAGCTTTTGCTGGGGGAGATACTCCTTCTTCTGATAAAGATGGTCAAATTAATACTCCAAAAGGTATTAAAGAGTATATTCAACACCACCTTAAAGATTCTCACGATTTTTCGTTGTTTTCGTATTCAAATGATGCGGGTGAAAGAAAACATATTGGTTTTCCACTTCCTGTTATTGTTTGGACAAGTAACGGTTTAAAGACCTTTATGTCTTCGGAGTTTCATCATAATGATGATGGTCATGTGTTAGTTGAAAAAGGCGATACAAAATTAACTAAAATTCACGGTAAGATTTACGAATTAGACGCAGGTGCATCTACGGTTTCTTTTGATGGAGAACACCACGCAACAAATGCACATAAAGTTTTAGATTTCTCGATAACTAAAAGTGTATTCGGAATATTATTAGCAGCATTATTAATGTTTTTAGGTTTTGGTTCTTTAGCTAAAGGATACAAGAAAGGAGCAATTCCTACAGGAGTTGGTCGTATACTAGAACCATTAGTGTTATATGTTCGTGATGATATCGCAAAACCAAATATTGGAGAAAAGAAATATAGAAAGTTTATGCCTTATTTATTAACGGTGTTTTTCTTTATCTGGATATTAAACTTATTAGGTTTAACTCCGTTAGGTTTTAACGTAACAGGTCAAATTGCAGTAACAGTTTGTTTAGCTGTAATTACAACTATAATATACATAACTAACGGTAGTAAAGATTTCTGGGCACATACATTATGGATGCCAGGTGTACCAATGTTATTAAGACCTATTTTAGCAGTATTAGAATTAGCAGGTTTCTTGTTAATTAAACCATTTTCATTATTAGTGCGTTTATTTGCAAATATTACAGCAGGTCACTCAGTAGTAATGGGTATTGCAGCGTTAATGATTTTATTGAAAGCACAATTTGGAACCGTTGGAGCTACAGGAATATCATTTGTATTAACGTTGTTCTTAACAGTTATAGAATTATTAGTAGCTTTTTTGCAGGCATATATCTTTACAATGTTATCGGCATTATTTATTGGTATGGCAGTAGAAGAGCACGATCATGCACATGATCATTAA
- the atpE gene encoding ATP synthase F0 subunit C → MYNLIGAGLIVIGGGIGLGQIGGKAMEGIARQPEAAGKIQTAMIIIGALLEGLAFGALLLGK, encoded by the coding sequence ATGTACAATTTAATTGGAGCAGGATTAATCGTAATCGGTGGAGGAATCGGACTAGGTCAAATTGGAGGAAAAGCAATGGAAGGAATTGCTCGTCAACCTGAGGCTGCTGGTAAAATCCAAACAGCGATGATCATTATTGGAGCATTATTAGAAGGTTTAGCATTTGGTGCTTTACTTTTAGGAAAATAA
- a CDS encoding F0F1 ATP synthase subunit B translates to MDIFNDFSIGLFAMQAVILLVLLFLLAKFAWKPIMNSLEERESGIEDALEAAANARKEMQNLQADNEKLIKEARAERDAMMKDAREIKEKMIADAKEDAKEVTSKLIESAQASIEQEKQAALAEIKKNVADLSIGIAETVIRKELASKDDQIKLVEGMLKEVTLN, encoded by the coding sequence ATGGATATTTTTAATGATTTTTCAATAGGATTATTTGCAATGCAAGCTGTAATCTTACTTGTATTATTATTTTTATTAGCAAAGTTTGCTTGGAAACCAATTATGAATTCTCTTGAAGAAAGAGAGTCTGGTATCGAAGATGCATTAGAAGCTGCAGCAAATGCACGTAAAGAAATGCAAAATTTACAAGCAGATAACGAAAAATTAATCAAAGAAGCACGTGCAGAAAGAGATGCAATGATGAAAGATGCTCGTGAGATTAAAGAAAAGATGATTGCAGATGCAAAAGAAGATGCAAAAGAAGTAACTTCTAAATTAATAGAAAGTGCACAAGCATCTATAGAGCAAGAAAAACAAGCTGCATTAGCTGAGATAAAAAAGAACGTAGCGGATTTATCTATTGGTATAGCAGAAACAGTAATCAGAAAAGAATTAGCTTCTAAAGACGATCAAATTAAGTTGGTAGAAGGTATGTTAAAAGAGGTTACTTTAAACTAA
- the atpH gene encoding ATP synthase F1 subunit delta, with product MKQSRPALRYAKAILNIAKDHSSEAEVNDNMKVIAATIDESKDLETMLASPVIKASDKKKVLDALFAENSNSVIAGLFNLLEENKRLSMLESIAKQYTVIFEHFRSTQVAKVTTAVALTPEMEAKVHAKIEELTGNKSSLENTIDPTILGGFILRVGDVQYDASISNHLSELRKEFDNSHFIPKI from the coding sequence ATGAAACAATCTAGACCAGCATTAAGATACGCAAAAGCTATATTAAATATTGCTAAAGATCATTCTAGTGAAGCAGAAGTAAACGATAACATGAAAGTTATTGCTGCTACTATTGATGAAAGCAAAGATTTAGAGACAATGCTTGCAAGTCCAGTTATTAAAGCTTCAGACAAAAAGAAAGTATTAGACGCATTATTTGCAGAAAACTCTAATAGTGTAATAGCAGGTTTGTTTAATTTATTAGAAGAAAACAAACGTTTATCAATGTTGGAGTCTATTGCAAAGCAGTATACTGTAATTTTTGAACACTTTAGAAGTACGCAAGTAGCTAAAGTTACTACAGCAGTTGCTTTAACACCAGAAATGGAAGCTAAAGTACATGCTAAAATAGAAGAACTAACAGGCAATAAATCTAGCCTGGAGAATACTATAGATCCTACTATTTTAGGTGGATTTATATTAAGAGTAGGAGATGTGCAATATGATGCAAGTATCTCTAATCATTTAAGTGAATTAAGAAAGGAATTTGACAACAGTCATTTTATCCCAAAAATTTAA
- the atpA gene encoding F0F1 ATP synthase subunit alpha has product MAAIKPAEVSAILKQQLTNFEAKASLNEVGTVLQVGDGIARVYGLSNVQYGELVDFGNGLEGIVLNLEEDNVGVVLLGASTGVSEGSTVKRTERIASLRAGEGIVGRVVDTLGSPIDGKGPIKGETYEMPLERRAPGVIYREPVTEPLQTGIKSIDAMIPVGRGQRELIIGDRQTGKSTVAIDTILNQKEFYDAGAPVYCIYVAIGQKASTVAAIANMLEERGALAYTTIVAANASDPAAMQVYAPFAGAAIGEYFRDSGRPALIIYDDLSKQAVAYREISLLLRRPPGREAYPGDVFYLHSRLLERSAKVINDDKIASEMNDLPDSLKGIVKGGGSLTALPIIETQAGDVSAYIPTNVISITDGQIFLDGDLFNSGVRPAINVGISVSRVGGNAQIKSMKKVSGTLKLDQAQFRELEAFAKFGSDLDAATMNVISKGQRNVEILKQAQNDPFSVEDQVAIIYAGSKNLLKDVPVNKVKEFEKDFISYLNAKHRDALDTLKSGKLTDEVTDTLTAVAKEISSKY; this is encoded by the coding sequence ATGGCGGCAATTAAACCAGCTGAAGTTTCAGCAATTTTAAAACAACAATTAACAAACTTCGAAGCAAAAGCTTCTTTAAACGAAGTAGGAACTGTATTACAAGTAGGTGATGGTATCGCACGTGTATATGGTTTATCTAATGTTCAATACGGTGAATTAGTAGATTTCGGAAACGGACTTGAAGGTATTGTATTAAACTTAGAAGAAGATAACGTTGGAGTTGTATTATTAGGAGCTTCTACAGGAGTTAGTGAAGGATCAACAGTTAAACGTACAGAACGTATTGCCTCTTTAAGAGCAGGTGAAGGAATTGTAGGTAGAGTTGTAGATACTTTAGGAAGTCCAATTGATGGAAAAGGTCCTATCAAAGGGGAAACTTACGAAATGCCATTAGAGCGTAGAGCGCCAGGTGTAATTTATCGTGAGCCTGTAACAGAACCGTTACAAACTGGTATTAAATCTATTGACGCAATGATTCCTGTTGGTCGTGGTCAACGTGAGTTGATTATTGGAGACCGTCAAACTGGTAAATCTACAGTTGCTATTGATACCATTTTAAATCAAAAAGAATTTTACGATGCTGGTGCGCCAGTATACTGTATATATGTAGCTATTGGTCAAAAAGCTTCTACAGTTGCAGCAATTGCAAACATGTTAGAAGAAAGAGGTGCCTTAGCATACACAACGATTGTAGCAGCAAATGCATCAGATCCTGCAGCAATGCAAGTTTATGCACCATTTGCAGGAGCAGCAATTGGAGAGTACTTTAGAGATTCAGGAAGACCAGCTTTAATCATTTATGATGATTTATCTAAACAAGCTGTTGCTTACCGTGAAATTTCTTTATTATTAAGAAGACCACCGGGACGTGAGGCGTATCCTGGAGATGTATTTTACTTACACTCAAGATTATTAGAACGTTCTGCAAAAGTTATTAATGACGATAAAATTGCAAGTGAAATGAACGATTTACCAGATTCTTTAAAAGGAATTGTAAAAGGTGGAGGTTCTTTAACTGCATTACCAATTATTGAAACACAAGCAGGAGACGTTTCAGCATATATCCCAACAAACGTAATTTCTATTACAGATGGGCAAATCTTCTTAGATGGAGATTTATTTAACTCTGGTGTACGTCCAGCAATTAACGTAGGTATTTCTGTATCTCGTGTTGGTGGTAACGCTCAGATTAAATCAATGAAAAAAGTATCTGGTACTTTAAAACTAGATCAAGCTCAGTTCCGTGAATTAGAAGCGTTTGCTAAGTTTGGTTCAGATTTAGATGCTGCAACAATGAATGTTATTTCTAAAGGACAACGTAACGTTGAAATTTTGAAGCAAGCTCAAAACGATCCTTTTTCAGTAGAAGATCAAGTTGCAATTATCTATGCAGGTTCTAAAAACTTGTTAAAAGATGTACCAGTAAACAAAGTAAAAGAATTTGAAAAAGATTTTATTTCTTACTTAAATGCTAAACATAGAGATGCTTTAGATACTTTAAAATCAGGTAAATTAACTGATGAAGTTACTGATACATTAACAGCAGTAGCAAAAGAAATTTCAAGTAAATATTAA
- the atpG gene encoding ATP synthase F1 subunit gamma, which produces MANLKEIRNRITSIGSTMQITSAMKMVSAAKLKKAQDAITAMRPYSSKLTELLQNLSATLDSDAGGAYSQQREVNNVLLVAITSNRGLCGGFNSSIIKETVKTINQKYSDATVDLFTIGKKGDDILSKTNKVIENRNDVFDDLTFDNVAEIAEKLMALYVDGTYDKIEIIYNQFKNAATQLPQVEQFLPIKPIEGGEAITNSDYIFEPSKEEIVLALIPKSLKTQLYKGIRDSFASEHGARMTAMHKATDNAKELRDELLLTYNKARQAAITNEILEIVGGAEALNN; this is translated from the coding sequence ATGGCAAACTTAAAAGAAATACGTAACAGAATTACTTCTATTGGTTCAACAATGCAAATTACAAGTGCTATGAAAATGGTATCTGCAGCAAAGTTGAAAAAAGCCCAAGATGCTATTACGGCAATGCGCCCATATTCTTCTAAGCTTACCGAATTGTTACAAAACTTAAGCGCAACATTAGATTCTGATGCTGGAGGTGCTTACTCTCAACAAAGAGAAGTAAATAATGTGTTATTAGTTGCAATTACTTCTAACAGAGGTTTGTGTGGTGGTTTTAACTCTTCAATTATAAAAGAAACAGTTAAAACAATCAATCAAAAATACAGCGATGCAACTGTAGACCTTTTTACAATTGGTAAAAAAGGAGATGATATTTTATCAAAAACAAATAAAGTAATTGAAAACAGAAACGATGTTTTTGATGATTTAACTTTTGATAATGTTGCAGAAATTGCAGAAAAATTAATGGCTTTATATGTAGATGGTACCTATGATAAAATAGAAATCATTTACAATCAATTTAAAAATGCCGCTACTCAATTGCCACAAGTAGAGCAATTTTTACCAATAAAACCTATTGAAGGCGGAGAAGCAATTACAAATTCAGATTATATTTTTGAGCCATCTAAAGAAGAAATAGTATTAGCATTAATACCAAAATCTTTAAAAACGCAATTATACAAAGGAATTAGAGATAGTTTTGCATCAGAACACGGTGCTCGTATGACTGCAATGCACAAAGCAACAGATAACGCAAAAGAATTACGTGACGAGTTATTATTAACGTATAACAAAGCACGTCAAGCGGCAATTACCAATGAAATCTTAGAGATTGTTGGTGGAGCGGAAGCTTTGAATAATTAG